The [Pantoea] beijingensis genomic sequence GGGAAACCTCAGGCTAATTTACCCGACCGCGACCGCGTAACAGAAAACTGCCCCGGGAAAATGGCAGGTGATAACGCGCTGTGTAGCTACTTTCACGAAATGCAATGGCGTCTACAAACTAACTTTATCGGCGCCGATCGCTATTACGGCCGCGAGTGTCTGATCACCGCAGAATACCGCCAGGGACGTTATAACGTGCTTCGCACGCAAGGCGATGAAGCACTCTGTCTGAAGGCGTGGAGCGTAGTTGGTACGACAAAAGGGTTACCTCCGCCACCGGAAAAATTACCGCACACGCTGTCATTTTGGTTTAAACCAGGCAAAAAGTAATACGCGCATTCCCCGTCTCCACTGACCATGCCGCGATGCTCCGTCCCCACGGACGCGGCACGTTTCTGGCATTGTACCCGTCGGTGCCAGCGCCACAGCGCAATTATTCAACAGGCCATAGCCACGCCGCGCCACGTACGCCACTGGAGTCGCCATGTTTGGCCTGCACAATGGGGGTTTCACACTCACCACCAAACACCCAGTTTTTTATCAACTGAGGCACGGTCTGATATAATCGCCCGACATTACTCATCCCACCGCCCAACACGATAATATCGGGATCAAGGATATTGACGATGTGCGCCAGAGATTTTGCCAGCCGCAGCTCATAGCGGCTCATCGTTAACTCCGCTAGTGCATCCTGCTGCTCCAACAGTTTCACGATCTCCGCCCCCTGACGCGCGGCCCCACTCAGGCGCTGATAATCGGTAGCAAATCCCGTCCCAGAAATAAAGGCTTCGATACAACCGGATTTGCCGCAATAACAGGGCACGTCCTGGCGAAAACGCAGCTCATCCTCATCCATCCACGGCAGTGGATTATGTCCCCACTCGCCCGCATTGCCGTTGCCACCAATATGCGAACGCCCATTTAAAGCAATACCGGCCCCACATCCTGTTCCGATAATCACAGCAAATACCGTCGATTTTCCCGCCGCAGCACCGTCAACCGCCTCCGAAACGGCCAGGCAGTTAGCATCATTCGCAACCCGTACCTCACGCTGTAATAGCGCGGCGAGATCTTTATCCAGCGGCTGGCCATTTAGCCAGGTCGAATTCGCGTTCTTTACCTTCCGGGTAAATGGCGAGAGCGTACCAGGGATACCAAGACCGATACTGCCCTGCTGACCGGTTTTTTCCTCAGCAAGCCGGATCAGCCCGGCAATTGCCTCCAGCGTTTTCCGATAATCATCACGCGGAGTGGCAATACGGTGGCGAAACAGCTCCAGCCCTTCGCTTGACAGCGCGATGACTTCCGTCTTCGTTCCACCCAGATCAATGCCTATACGCACGTTTTATTCCTCATTATTCGACGCAGAGTCAAATACATTAGAGGCCCAGTCCAGGAAAGGCAATGAAACCACGGCGATGTTTCGTTATCATGCGCCCTGACTTTGAGACTTGTGCGCCTGAATGCGCCCCCCGGCAAAGGAAAACACCATGTTGTGGTTTAAAAATTTGATGGTTTATCGTCTGAATCGTGATATTCCCCTGTCCGTTGATGACATGGAAAAACAACTCGATGCGTTCTCCTTTACCCCTTGCGGTAGCCAGGATATGGCGAAAACCGGCTGGGTTTCACCGATGGGCTCAAGAGGCGATGCGCTGACGCACGTAAATAACGGCCAAATCCTGATTTGCGCACGTAAAGAGGAGAAGATCCTGCCCTCTCCGGTCATCAAACAGGCGCTGGAAGCCAGGATCGAAAAGCTTGAAGCCGAACAGCAGCGAAAACTAAAGAAAACTGAAAAAGATTCACTGAAAGACGAGGTACTGCACAGTCTGCTGCCACGTGCTTTCAGCCGTTTTAGCCAGACATTTTTATGGCTTGATACCATTAATGGTTTGATTATGGTGGACTGCGCCAGCGCGAAGAAAGCAGAAGATACGCTGGCGTTACTGCGTAAAAGCCTTGGTTCGTTGCCGGTCGTTCCCCTGACGCTGGAAAATCCGATTGAAATGACGTTAACAGAGTGGGTCCGATCCGGTGAACTGCCAGCAGGTTTTGCGCTGATGGATGAGGCCGAACTGAAAGCGATCCTGGAAGACGGTGGCGTTATCCGCTGTAAAAAACAGGATCTGGTTTGCGATGAGATCGCCAATCATATTGAAGCCGGAAAATGGGTGACTAAGCTTGCACTGGATTGGCAGGAGCGCATTCAATTAATGCTTTCTGATGACGGTTCGCTGAAGCGTTTAAAGTTTGCCGATACGATACGTGAACAGAATGATGATATCGATCGGGAAGATTTTGCATTACGTTTCGACGCAGACTTTACCCTGATGACGGGGGAACTGGCCGCGCTGATCAGCAACCTGATTGAAGCTCTGGGCGGCGAAGCATCGCGCTAATGAGCGGCAGGATTGGCCCAATAACTGCAACCTTCCGCCGCCGTTAAGACACAGATTAATACCTGAAGGCATTCAGGTTGTATCAAGGGGAATGTTTCCCGGGCTCTTATCGAAAAGACGTAGTTCAGAGGAACCTGCGTAGCGGGCACTGGGGCTATCGAAAAGGCGACGCAGGGCCGACGCGTTCCGACCCTGCCAGGCCATTTCGGCGGGGGTCACCGAAATGGTTTAGCCGTCAAAGCCCTGGCAGCAGGGCTCCGACAACCGCGAGCAATAATTACTTATCAGCCAGATAACGGCACAGGTAAGACGTCGGCTCAGCAACCTGCAGATGGAGTTCACTGTGCCCCGGTACGTTAAATACCTCGCCCGCCTTATACAGTGTCCATTCCGTTTCACCCACCAGCAGCACTTTCATTGAGCCACTCACAACCGTCATCTCTTCCGGTTGTCCCGTCCCAAAAGTGTATTCACCCTCAACCATCACACCCACGCTAGCGCGGCCAGTGCTGGCACTGTCAAAATTAATTGACTTCACTTTTCCATCAAAGTACTCACTAACCTCAAGCATGTCACTTCCCTCAAAACCTGAAAATGGGTGGAAAATCAGTGTAGAGGTTTGATTAAGCCTCTGTCACGTAAAATTAATCAGCGGTGAGACATGCTTAGACCAGCAGCTCAGCGGCCAGTTTAACCAACAACATATTTGATAGCAGTACAGGAATACCTAACAGCTTTTGTAGAAGGTCACTGTGACGTTGCTGATAACCCAGGCTGTCCAGTACCACAACGTCAGCCCCCTGCTCCTGCAGGGAAAGCGCCGCGTCAATCAATCCATCATTATCCTCATGATACGGATTGGCGACGGCAAAACATGGCGTCCTGCTCAAGCTTTTCCATTTGATACTCTGCTGTTTGATTTGCTCAATCATCGGTACCACAATACCGACCTGATGGCCTTCGACGATAGATTTCACAAGGGGCGGGATAAGACGATCTGGCTCCAATAATACCGCGCGGCGAGCATGCAAAGTGCTGAGTTCATTGCTACAAAGCAACAAAATGGTTTCCACTCCTTCAGCTTCCAGCTCGACGATCTTTCGTTGTAATCCCGCTTCTACCTTTGCCACGGACAGCAATACCTGCGAACCATCGGGCAAATGTGATATCAGCACTTTTTCATGGTGTTCAGCGGCATACTGGCGTTCAATCTCGGTGGCGGTTAATCCTTCCAACAATGCAGCATGCGCAATCTGCTCCTCAGTCATATATTCAAGCAGCAACGGCAAAATATCGTTACGCGGCGTAGCGCCAATGGTCAGAGTGACTAACGTGTGTTTCATAATACTTTCCGGGTCTTCTTATGCCTGCTGTCATTCAGGGATAGCCGCCGATTTTTTATCTGCGGGAGGCGCTTCTCTCTACGGCGTATTCGACGTCAGATATTCAATAATTCAATAATTCAATCAATTAGTTATGAAAATCACGATCGCCAAAGTTGCTGCGAAGCTGTCTGGCGACGCACATTAATGCATCAAGAACTGGGCGGGCATAGTAAGGAGAAGTTTCAAGCGACGGAAAAGTCACCCCTAATCCAACCGTCTCACCACGATGTTTATTCGTTACAGCAGTCGCCATCGAGCTGATCCCCTGTAAACTTTCATTACATGCCAGCGCCCAGCCTTGCTGGCGAACAAGCTCAAGCTTCTCTATCAGAGATTCAAGCTCTGGCAGCGAATTGCCTGTTCCCCTTTCTGGCCATGCATTCTTATAAAGTTCGCGGACATCATCATTGCTGTAACGAGCCAGAATCGCTCGCCCCGTTGAGGTTTCAGCGGCTGGTGAACGGCTACCTGCGGGAGTGACCACCTGCAAAAACTGCCGTCCCTGAAACATACGCATCACCATAATTTCACGCCTTTCCAGCACCGAGATATAACAGGTACAGCGTGATTCTACCGACAGCTGCGCCATCAACGTTGAGGCGCTATCGACCAACGGTGTGGAAAGATAATGACTGGCAGCTGACAGTAAAACCCGTCCAATATGGAAACTCCGCGTCTCCGGGTCGCGTTCCAGAAAACCCTGAGCCTCCATCGTCGTCAGCAAACGCGAGACGGTACTCTTTGGCAGGGAAAGTGCCGACACCACTTCGGTAAATGAAAGCCCAGTATGTCCCTGAGTCACGCCATAATGATTAAATAATCCCAGTACCGATGCCGCATTTTCTAAGGTGGACATATCGTTGTTCCACTATATGGAACTGAGTTCCTGTTTATTGTCACGAGAAAATAAAGGCCCGTTATCACAGGGTCAAGCGCTATTTTTTTCTGATACCTGAAAGGAAGCCGCAAGAAATGTTACTGCGTCTTATCCCCAGGATTAATAACGTGGAAATACCTGACAGCCCCATGTAAATTCACCACATTATCCTCTGTCAAAAGCATAATGCACTGAATAGCATGGGTAACTTCACCTTGATATGCGCATCACTCTTTCGTGCGATCCTCATAACGTGCTCTGGCATCCCGCGCTTCCTGTTCGGTCTGGTGCTCACTGATTAGCGTATTTTCATGGGGATGATCGGCACGGAGCTGATACCAGGTTACGGTTTGACCTGCCGCCCCTTTTTCAACCGTTTCAATACGCGCTTCGCGTGGATATGGAGGTCTTGACGCCATAAAATCTTCCCTCTTCGATAAATGCCCCACTCTTTGGCCAGCCAATAACATCACTGACGCTTTTATTAAGCATAGTCAATGCGCGCGATCCTGTCGTGAGAGTGTCAAGAAGACGGAATGTTCTGAGTCAGAGAAAAGCAGGAGAGAAATGGGTGAGACAAACCGTCCCGGTGAATCGGGACGGTTTAATATTAACTGGCGCGTGCGATGGAGAGCGTTTCCAGCACCGCGTTCACAACGCTTTCAGGTTCTTGCATAGCATTAATAACGTGATGTGCGGTTTGCAGATAGAGGGCATCGCGCTGCGATAAAACCTCAGCCATCTCTTCAGTAATAGGACGCCCGGTCAAGGTAGGGCGCTGATTTTCCTGCGGAGAGGCTTCTATGCGCGCAGCCAAAACCCTTGGGTCTGCATTGAGATAAATGACCCGCCCATGCTCACGCATAAACTGACGATTCGTCTCCGCGAGCACCATTCCGCCACCGGTCGCTATAACCGTAGACGGCGCAGTAACCGCCATCAGCGACTCGGTTTCCCGCTGGCGAAACCCATCCCATCCTTCAGCGGCAACAATATCGGCAACGGTCTGCTGAGTCATTTGTTGGAGATGATGATCGGTATCACTGAACGCATAGCCCAGCGCCTGCGAAAGCGCGAAGCCAATGGTAGTCTTGCCGCATCCGCGGGCACCGATCAGGTAAATGGGTAACGACATAAAGGCACATCCTCAGGCTCGTTGTTAACATGTATCGTTCGCGAACAACGGGGTAAAACAGGTCATCTTTGCGTCGCATCATACCGAGAATTTTTTCACCGGACCAGACGTAACGCATGAAAACCCCTGAAGCATGCAACAAAATACGATAATCAATTGAATTTAAATGAATAATCGATGCACATTTTGTGCATCGATGCGTCATTTTATCGTATTTTTCAATCGCAACATTTACTTACGCGACGCTGATTTACTTTCTCCCCTGCTGGACCAAAATGAGAACACTCGCCTGTTGCTGAATACGGAAGATATCGCATCCACATCCGGCAAATTTAAACAATATATTCGGCAGGTACGCGTGCCATCGCAATGGCGCATATCAATAGCCGCACCTCGGAGGTTCCTGTGCAGAGTGAAGAACAACGTCTTATTGAAAACCTGTTTAGCCGTCTGAAACAGGCGGAAACCCAATCAGGCACCCGCGATGCTGCGGCGGAAACACTTATCCATCAACAAATTCAGCAACAGCCCGGAGCACCTTATTACATGGCACAGGCTATCCTGATTCAGGAAGCGGCGATGAAAAAGCTGAATGAACGTATTAATGAACTGGAAAGCCGGGTCGCCCAACAGCCTCAGCAGAGTAGCGGCGGGTTTCTTGCCGGGTTGTTTGGCGGGGGCAGCAATAATGCGCGGCAAACGCCCCCACCGTCGGGCTTCAGCGGGAACAGCGCGCCCAACTCGCCAACCTATGCCCCGCCGCCTGCGACATCATCCCGCGCAACGGGCTTTCTTGGCAGTGCCCTACAAACCGCCGTTGGAGTGGCGGGTGGCGTAGTCATGGCCGATATGCTGACCAGCTTGTTTCATCATTCGCAGCCAGAAGAGATTGTAAATATTATCAATGAGCCACCGCTGCCCGATGTGGCAGATAATAATTTGGACACCTTTAATTATGGTAGCCGCGACACGCAGTTTAATCAGGATAGCGATTTGACGCAGTATGACAACGGCCTGGATAACGACAGCTTTGATGACGACTTCAGCAATGATGATAGCTTTATATAAACAGTAACGAGCCCGTTCCGGCGGCAACTATCCACTGAACGGTACCAGGCGCCGGCAAAGCCGCTGCAGCACTACGCGCGGCGCAGCGCCTGTAACCACTTATCCAGCTCATTAGCAAATTGTTGGCGATCCCGTTGGTTTAACGTCGCAGGCCCACCGGTCTGCACGCCGCTGGCGCGTAGCGTGTCCATAAAGTCACGCATCGTCAAACGCTCACGAATCGTCGCTTCACTATACCGTTCACCACGGGGATTCAGGGCTATCGCGCCCTTTTCGATGACCTCAGCAGCCAGCGGAATATCAGCGGTAATCACCAAATCTCCCGGTTCGGCACGGCGCACAATTTCATTGTCCGCTACGTCAAAACCTGCTGGTACACGCAGAGTACGTAAAAAACGTGATGGCGGTACCGTTAATGTCTGATTCGCCACGAAGGTCACCTCAATCTGTGCGCGCTCTGCCGCACGGTACAGTACTTCTTTAATCACTTTTGGACACGCATCCGCATCCACCCAAATTGGCATAACTTGTCCTGTCAACAGTTTGAATCACGCATAAGGTTGATTATAAATGGAATTAATCACATTTCGCCATGCTGGTTATCTTGCCGTTCTTTTCCTGAATGGCAAACTTTATTTGGTGAGCCGCGTTATTCGTCGGGATGTCCAAACGTACAGCATCATATCATCCTCCTTTGCGCCGTCTTCCATGCCGGGTTCTCCCGTCGTTTGCCCTTTTCTGACAGAATCAGCGAACGGCCATTTTATCTCAGTTCCAAACGAGGGACCCGAGCGTTGAACAATCAATCTGGCTATTTACGCAGGCGACATGATGATGCGCCGTGCATCTCGTCTGTTATTTGGTCGGCATGGCTTTCATTCTCCGCTTGTTGGCAGTACCTATTCCGTCAGTTTTAACGTCATCGACGCTGGATTACGGTGAAGAATGTCGTAAGCTAGATGGCGCGATCACCGAATGCATAAAGGAAAAGAGATGCTGGAGAAAAAGATAGGTTTCATCGGCTGCGGCAACATGTCTAAAGCCATTATTGGCGGTCTGGTGGCCGGTGGACAAATCAAACCTGAGAACATTTGGGTATTCGATCATAAACCCGAAACCAATCAGGCGATGCAACAGCAATATGGTATTACGCCTGGCAACAGCGCTGAAGAAGTGGCCAAACAGGCCGATATTTTGTTTGGCGCCGTAAAGCCCAATGCGATTCTGAAAACGCTAAAGGATGTGGCTGGAAGCCTGAATAAAGATACGCTCGTGGTCTCGATTGCCGCAGGTGTAACACTCGACTCGCTGGCCACGGCGTTAGGCCACGATCGTAAGATCGTTCGTGTTATGCCAAATACCCCTGCGTTGGTCAACCAGGGAATGACATCGGTAACCCCTAACGCGTTAGTGACGCAGGAAGAAACCGATGAAATCGTTGCAATATTTAACAGCTTTGGCAAAGCAGAAGTGGTTGCTGAGTATTTGATCCACGCCGTGGTAGGCGTAAGTGGATCGGCACCAGCGTACGTTTTTATGTTTATCGAAGCCATGGCCGATGCCGCTGTGCTGGGTGGCATGCCACGCGCGCAGGCGTATCAATTCGCCGCTCAAGCCGTAAAAGGGTCCGCACAGATGGTGCTCGAGACGGGTAAACATCCGGGCGAGTTGAAAGATATGGTGTGTTCGCCAGGCGGAACCACCATTGAAGCCGTGAAAGTGCTGGAAGACAAAGGTTTCCGCTCGGCGGTGATCGAAGCGATGCGACAATGCATGGCGAAGTCAGAAGCATTAAGTAAAAAATAACGCCGTCATCGGGGTCGTTCCGGGCTCATACCGGCCCCGATTCGTTAACTTTTGGCTTATATAACCGTTGCCCCATCAAGCAACCGCTCACCGATACAAACCGCAATTTAGCGGTAAATCGCCGCCCGTTCCCCACAAAACGTACGCCAACTCTGCATGCAGTGTGCGAAAGCAACGGATCGCATTGAAAAGAAACCCGGCACGTCCTTGTTAATCAGCACCGCTGTACAGTTTCTCGTGAGTCCCGCTCGTCATTAGGCCCACAATAGAATAATAAATAACATTATTCAGAGAGCGGAAAAACGTGAGACCTGGTAAGCAGGCCAGTATCACAAGTTAGGATAAATGATGAGTCAATACGGACGTAGCCTCAGCGACAGATAGTACAAGCTGCCTTTATTATAAATAATGAAAGGCAATAGCCACAAAAATAAAATTACTCTGCTCTTATCGTCTCGATAAATAACATAATCGAATGCCCGGCATGCAGACACACGTTATATAATAATGATCAAGCAGAATCACAATTTATCAGAGAAGGGAATTAAAACCGGGGGTGAGTCAGCAGTTTTTGTACATATCCCTGTAATAACGATGCGTCCTGTTGATTGGCGGAAGCATCGTGTGCGGCCTTCTGGATAGCATCCTCGATGCCAGCATTAATTTCCTCGCGCTGGACCTCATCCATTTTCCGTAACATCGCCGTCACGACGATCTCCAATGCTTCGACCTGAGCGGTAAGCTCCTTTGACTCTTCTTCTTTTGCAGCAAGTTTTAATAATAATTCGGCAATGAGATTTTTCATGCATGTATCTCAGCAAGATAAAGTAAGACGTTAACATTGTGAAAAATAAATTGATAGAATTTTCTGACGGCTATTTATTTATTACATACTCATCGTCACTCTCGAAATAATGCACAGGATAGTACTGCTGTTCGCGCCCTAACAAAACCAGGTCGACATCTTTTTATGGAACGCGATCGTGGTCGCGAATTGCCTGTCAGCGGCTTTACCATCTCACATCTGACAGGCAATGTGAGCACATTCTATTTTGCCGGATGATAATCATGACTAAGCCAGACATTACTCTGGACGACGTGATAAAGCGCCGTGACTGGGAAAATATCAGCATCACACAGCTTAATCGTTTACCAGCACACCCGCCTTTTTCCAGTTGGCGCAGTCACTGCGATGCGCGCGATAATATTGCCTCTCCCCAGCATATTTCCCTGAATGGTTCCTGGCAGTTTAATTACTTCGCCCATCCCGAGGCGGTCCCGCCAACCTGGATCAATCAGGATCGGCATGATGCAAGAAGTCTCAATGTTCCATCCAACTGGCAGTTACATGGATATGACAAGCCAATTTATACCAACGTCCGCTATCCTATCCCTGTGACGCCGCCGCGGGTGCCGCAGGAAAATCCGACCGGCTGTTATTCCCTTGTCTTCAAAACTGACGAAAGTTGGCATCGCGAGGGGCAAACTCGCGTCATTTTCGATGGCGTTAACGCCGCATTCCATCTGTGGTGTAACGGCCACTGGATCGGATATTCACAGGATAGCAGACTGCCTGCAGAATTTGACCTGAGCCCGTTCCTGCACCCTGGGGAAAACCGTCTGGCGGTTATGGTGCTACGGTGGTGTGTTGGAAGCTATCTTGAAGATCAGGATATGTGGCGAATAAGCGGTATTTTTCGCGATGTCAGCCTGCTGCATAAACCCCGGATACATCTCAGCGATATTCGACTGGAAACACATCTCAGTCCTGAACTCAGTTCAGGATACCTGCAGGCCCATGTCATCGCGTCATTTATGGCAGAGCAGGCCGGCGATTATCAGGTTAGCGTGACGCTCTGGCACAAAGATAGCCTCATCACATCGGAACAACAGTATTTTGGTAGCAATATCATTGATGAAAGAGGCAGTTATGCCGATCGCACTACACTCAATTTACCTATTGATCGCCCTTTGCTGTGGAGTGCAGAAACCCCCAACCTGTATCGTGCGGTCATTGCGCTACTGGACAACAGCGGAAAATTAATCGAGACGGAAGCCTACGATGTAGGATTCAGAAAGATAGAGATCATCAAAGGATTACTGCAACTCAATGGCAAGCCGCTATTGATCCGTGGCGTTAATCGTCATGAACATCATCCCGAAAATGGCCAGGTGATGGATGAAGCCACCATGATGCGGGATATCCTGTTAATGAAGCAGCATAATTTCAACGCGGTGCGTTGCTCACACTATCCTAATCATCCACGTTGGTACCAATTATGCGATCGTCTTGGACTCTATGTTGTTGATGAAGCCAATATTGAGACACATGGAATGCAACCCATGAGTCGGCTTGCAGACGATCCCCGCTGGTTTAACGTGTTTAGCGAACGTGTCACGCGCATGGTACAGCGCGATCGTAATCATGCCTGTATTATTATTTGGTCACTGGGGAACGAATCAGGTCATGGTGCATCCCATGATGCGCTTTATCGTTGGGTGAAAAGCAGCGATACGACGCGGCCAGTACAGTATGAAGGAGGCGGAGCCGATACCTCATCGACGGACATTATTTGTCCGATGTATGCGCGCGTCGATAGGGATCAACCCTTTCCGGCCGTACCTAAATGGTCGATCAAAAAGTGGATCGGCCTGCCTGGCGAAACGCGTCCATTGATCCTTTGTGAATACGCCCATGCAATGGGCAACAGCCTGGGAGGGTTTGATCGTTACTGGCAGGCATTCCGTCAGTTCCCGCGGTTGCAGG encodes the following:
- the iraP gene encoding anti-adapter protein IraP, yielding MKNLIAELLLKLAAKEEESKELTAQVEALEIVVTAMLRKMDEVQREEINAGIEDAIQKAAHDASANQQDASLLQGYVQKLLTHPRF
- the mak gene encoding fructokinase, with amino-acid sequence MRIGIDLGGTKTEVIALSSEGLELFRHRIATPRDDYRKTLEAIAGLIRLAEEKTGQQGSIGLGIPGTLSPFTRKVKNANSTWLNGQPLDKDLAALLQREVRVANDANCLAVSEAVDGAAAGKSTVFAVIIGTGCGAGIALNGRSHIGGNGNAGEWGHNPLPWMDEDELRFRQDVPCYCGKSGCIEAFISGTGFATDYQRLSGAARQGAEIVKLLEQQDALAELTMSRYELRLAKSLAHIVNILDPDIIVLGGGMSNVGRLYQTVPQLIKNWVFGGECETPIVQAKHGDSSGVRGAAWLWPVE
- the aroL gene encoding shikimate kinase AroL, whose product is MSLPIYLIGARGCGKTTIGFALSQALGYAFSDTDHHLQQMTQQTVADIVAAEGWDGFRQRETESLMAVTAPSTVIATGGGMVLAETNRQFMREHGRVIYLNADPRVLAARIEASPQENQRPTLTGRPITEEMAEVLSQRDALYLQTAHHVINAMQEPESVVNAVLETLSIARAS
- the rdgC gene encoding recombination-associated protein RdgC, with amino-acid sequence MLWFKNLMVYRLNRDIPLSVDDMEKQLDAFSFTPCGSQDMAKTGWVSPMGSRGDALTHVNNGQILICARKEEKILPSPVIKQALEARIEKLEAEQQRKLKKTEKDSLKDEVLHSLLPRAFSRFSQTFLWLDTINGLIMVDCASAKKAEDTLALLRKSLGSLPVVPLTLENPIEMTLTEWVRSGELPAGFALMDEAELKAILEDGGVIRCKKQDLVCDEIANHIEAGKWVTKLALDWQERIQLMLSDDGSLKRLKFADTIREQNDDIDREDFALRFDADFTLMTGELAALISNLIEALGGEASR
- a CDS encoding cell envelope integrity TolA C-terminal domain-containing protein → MGINSRVSLEVEMLRYGFSLMAALSALLLSACQIPGGKPQANLPDRDRVTENCPGKMAGDNALCSYFHEMQWRLQTNFIGADRYYGRECLITAEYRQGRYNVLRTQGDEALCLKAWSVVGTTKGLPPPPEKLPHTLSFWFKPGKK
- a CDS encoding beta-galactosidase, whose protein sequence is MTKPDITLDDVIKRRDWENISITQLNRLPAHPPFSSWRSHCDARDNIASPQHISLNGSWQFNYFAHPEAVPPTWINQDRHDARSLNVPSNWQLHGYDKPIYTNVRYPIPVTPPRVPQENPTGCYSLVFKTDESWHREGQTRVIFDGVNAAFHLWCNGHWIGYSQDSRLPAEFDLSPFLHPGENRLAVMVLRWCVGSYLEDQDMWRISGIFRDVSLLHKPRIHLSDIRLETHLSPELSSGYLQAHVIASFMAEQAGDYQVSVTLWHKDSLITSEQQYFGSNIIDERGSYADRTTLNLPIDRPLLWSAETPNLYRAVIALLDNSGKLIETEAYDVGFRKIEIIKGLLQLNGKPLLIRGVNRHEHHPENGQVMDEATMMRDILLMKQHNFNAVRCSHYPNHPRWYQLCDRLGLYVVDEANIETHGMQPMSRLADDPRWFNVFSERVTRMVQRDRNHACIIIWSLGNESGHGASHDALYRWVKSSDTTRPVQYEGGGADTSSTDIICPMYARVDRDQPFPAVPKWSIKKWIGLPGETRPLILCEYAHAMGNSLGGFDRYWQAFRQFPRLQGGFVWDWVDQSLTKYDEHAHPWQAYGGDFGDVPNDRQFCMNGLVFADRSPHPSLYEAQHAQQFFQFSHAQSNPLAFSITSEYLFRTTDNELLLWRIEQDGIVVDHGEITLSLAPQGTQFIELRPQPTRRGEIWLNLQVVQPRATAWSPARHCVAWEQWRLPAQWMPPAQEYTLSPPTLSTEGEMFIVKAGASCWHFSRGEGELVQWLTQGRPTLLSPLQDLFVRAPLDNDIGISEATQIDPDAWVERWKHAGYYALIRKMQWIKADMWRDSVIIETQHAYVHQEQIPFLCHKRFIINAQGELTIDVKVQIAAGVPAPARIGLRCQLVDVPETITWLGLGPHENYPDRCGAAQFSRWTLPLAALHTPYVFPCENGLRGGTQQLTLGALRLSGHFHFSVGRYSMEQLQNTSHRHLLHDEEGCWLIVDGFHMGIGGDDSWSPSVSPAFQLDQREYAYRFTMTQY
- a CDS encoding YaiA family protein, encoding MASRPPYPREARIETVEKGAAGQTVTWYQLRADHPHENTLISEHQTEQEARDARARYEDRTKE
- a CDS encoding IclR family transcriptional regulator, which encodes MSTLENAASVLGLFNHYGVTQGHTGLSFTEVVSALSLPKSTVSRLLTTMEAQGFLERDPETRSFHIGRVLLSAASHYLSTPLVDSASTLMAQLSVESRCTCYISVLERREIMVMRMFQGRQFLQVVTPAGSRSPAAETSTGRAILARYSNDDVRELYKNAWPERGTGNSLPELESLIEKLELVRQQGWALACNESLQGISSMATAVTNKHRGETVGLGVTFPSLETSPYYARPVLDALMCVARQLRSNFGDRDFHN
- a CDS encoding YaiI/YqxD family protein, which encodes MPIWVDADACPKVIKEVLYRAAERAQIEVTFVANQTLTVPPSRFLRTLRVPAGFDVADNEIVRRAEPGDLVITADIPLAAEVIEKGAIALNPRGERYSEATIRERLTMRDFMDTLRASGVQTGGPATLNQRDRQQFANELDKWLQALRRA
- a CDS encoding AroM family protein, producing the protein MKHTLVTLTIGATPRNDILPLLLEYMTEEQIAHAALLEGLTATEIERQYAAEHHEKVLISHLPDGSQVLLSVAKVEAGLQRKIVELEAEGVETILLLCSNELSTLHARRAVLLEPDRLIPPLVKSIVEGHQVGIVVPMIEQIKQQSIKWKSLSRTPCFAVANPYHEDNDGLIDAALSLQEQGADVVVLDSLGYQQRHSDLLQKLLGIPVLLSNMLLVKLAAELLV
- the ppnP gene encoding pyrimidine/purine nucleoside phosphorylase — encoded protein: MLEVSEYFDGKVKSINFDSASTGRASVGVMVEGEYTFGTGQPEEMTVVSGSMKVLLVGETEWTLYKAGEVFNVPGHSELHLQVAEPTSYLCRYLADK
- a CDS encoding DUF2076 domain-containing protein, which translates into the protein MQSEEQRLIENLFSRLKQAETQSGTRDAAAETLIHQQIQQQPGAPYYMAQAILIQEAAMKKLNERINELESRVAQQPQQSSGGFLAGLFGGGSNNARQTPPPSGFSGNSAPNSPTYAPPPATSSRATGFLGSALQTAVGVAGGVVMADMLTSLFHHSQPEEIVNIINEPPLPDVADNNLDTFNYGSRDTQFNQDSDLTQYDNGLDNDSFDDDFSNDDSFI
- the proC gene encoding pyrroline-5-carboxylate reductase; translated protein: MLEKKIGFIGCGNMSKAIIGGLVAGGQIKPENIWVFDHKPETNQAMQQQYGITPGNSAEEVAKQADILFGAVKPNAILKTLKDVAGSLNKDTLVVSIAAGVTLDSLATALGHDRKIVRVMPNTPALVNQGMTSVTPNALVTQEETDEIVAIFNSFGKAEVVAEYLIHAVVGVSGSAPAYVFMFIEAMADAAVLGGMPRAQAYQFAAQAVKGSAQMVLETGKHPGELKDMVCSPGGTTIEAVKVLEDKGFRSAVIEAMRQCMAKSEALSKK